From a single Pseudophryne corroboree isolate aPseCor3 chromosome 6, aPseCor3.hap2, whole genome shotgun sequence genomic region:
- the LOC134934615 gene encoding E3 SUMO-protein ligase KIAA1586-like, translating to MSNKKRTNSSKPGIMFYFHHQPKKGKTDIPLQTQNLALDNEIVTIDCEEVVAETSAESHDNSSDEKQYPAVWSKEQFDEFKKKHEWLFASRGKLGCTICAEVSNLKIHAARGINIASQWAECNILPFGKTKETELTSLRKKNYIHKNSAAHAEAEKILETARKDILLNINGRSQEAAFEITSRVFRTAYYIAKMNRPFTDHESLIDLQKVNGVQIGRLLHSRMVCGDIIEHISAEMRKKIVSQIITKKTKITILVDEATTLSRKSTLVIFLKSSVDGVQ from the exons ATGTCTAATAAAAAGCGAACAAATAGTTCAAAGCCAGGAATAATGTTCTACTTTCACCACCAACCAAAGAAAGGAAAAACTGACATTCCACTTCAAACACA GAACTTAGCACTGGACAATGAAATAGTAACTATTGACTGTGAAGAAGTTGTTGCTGAGACATCAGCTGAATCACACGATAACTCTTCAGATGAAAAGCAATATCCAGCTGTGTGGTCAAAAGAACAATTTGACGAATTCAAAAAGAAACATGAGTGGCTATTTGCGTCTAGGGGAAAACTCGGCTGTACAATCTGTGCAGAAGTTTCTAACTTAAAAATTCACGCTGCTCGAGGCATAAATATTGCTTCTCAGTGGGCAGAATGTAACATTTTACCTTTTGGTAAAACTAAGGAAACAGAGCTCACATCTCTtcgcaaaaaaaattatatacacaaAAATAGCGCTGCTCATGCAGAAGCAGAAAAAATTCTAGAAACTGCTAGAAAAGATATTCTGCTAAACATAAATGGAAGAAGTCAAGAAGCTGCTTTTGAAATCACTAGCCGTGTATTCAGAACAGCTTACTACATTGCTAAAATGAATAGGCCATTTACTGACCATGAGAGCTTGATTGACCTGCAAAAAGTGAATGGAGTTCAGATTGGGCGTTTGCTTCATAGTAGAATGGTCTGCGGAGACATTATAGAACACATTTCTGCTGAAATGAGGAAAAAGATTGTCTCACAAATTATAACAAAAAAAACTAAGATCACTATATTAGTTGATGAAGCTACTACACTTTCTAGAAAATCAACtcttgttatttttttaaaatccAGTGTTGATGgtgtccagtga